One Staphylococcus simiae genomic region harbors:
- a CDS encoding formate--tetrahydrofolate ligase has translation MTHLSDLEIANQATLQPIKDIAATVGISEDALEPYGHYKAKIDINKINKKDKKGKVVLVTAMSPTPAGEGKSTVTVGLADAFHELGESVMVALREPALGPTFGIKGGATGGGYAQVLPMEDINLHFNGDFHAITTANNALSAFIDNHIHQGNELGIDQRRIEWKRVLDMNDRALRHVNVGLGGPTNGVPREDGFNITVASEIMAILCLSRNINDLKDKISRITIGYTRDRKPVTVADLKVQGALAMILKDAIKPNLVQSIEGTPALVHGGPFANIAHGCNSILATETARELADIVVTEAGFGSDLGAEKFMDIKAREAGFDPSAVVVVATIRALKMHGGVAKDNLKEENVDAVKAGIVNLERHVKNIKKFGVEPIVAINAFIHDTDAEVEYVKQWAKENNVRIALTEVWEKGGKGGVDLAKEVLEVIAQPNSFKPLYDLELPLEQKIETIVKEIYGGSKVTFSSKAQKQLKQFKDNGWDNYPICMAKTQYSFSDDQTLLGAPSDFEITIRELEAKTGAGFIVALTGAIMTMPGLPKKPAALNMDVTDDGHAIGLF, from the coding sequence TTGACTCACTTATCAGATTTAGAAATTGCAAATCAAGCTACATTACAACCAATCAAGGATATTGCAGCAACAGTTGGTATTTCAGAAGATGCATTGGAACCATACGGACACTACAAAGCCAAAATAGATATTAATAAAATCAACAAAAAAGATAAAAAAGGGAAAGTTGTCTTAGTTACTGCTATGAGTCCAACACCTGCAGGAGAAGGGAAATCAACAGTAACAGTCGGTTTAGCAGATGCCTTTCATGAATTAGGTGAAAGTGTCATGGTAGCTTTACGTGAACCAGCATTAGGACCTACATTTGGTATTAAAGGTGGCGCAACTGGTGGTGGTTATGCGCAAGTGTTACCTATGGAAGATATCAATTTGCACTTTAATGGAGATTTTCATGCGATTACAACAGCCAATAATGCTTTATCAGCATTTATAGATAATCATATTCATCAAGGTAATGAATTAGGAATTGACCAACGTCGAATTGAATGGAAACGTGTTCTTGATATGAACGATCGTGCTTTACGTCATGTTAATGTTGGTTTAGGTGGACCAACAAATGGTGTTCCTCGTGAAGATGGCTTTAATATTACAGTGGCTTCAGAAATCATGGCTATTTTATGTTTAAGTCGTAATATTAATGATCTTAAAGATAAAATAAGTCGTATTACCATTGGTTATACTAGAGATCGTAAACCTGTGACAGTTGCAGATTTAAAAGTACAAGGTGCTTTGGCAATGATTCTCAAAGATGCCATTAAACCTAACTTAGTTCAATCAATTGAAGGCACACCTGCATTAGTACATGGTGGTCCATTTGCTAATATTGCACATGGTTGTAACTCTATTTTAGCTACTGAAACAGCACGTGAGTTAGCGGATATAGTTGTCACAGAAGCAGGTTTTGGTTCTGACTTAGGGGCAGAAAAATTTATGGACATTAAAGCAAGAGAAGCGGGATTTGATCCTTCTGCTGTCGTAGTAGTAGCTACGATTCGTGCTTTGAAAATGCATGGTGGCGTTGCTAAAGATAATCTTAAAGAAGAAAATGTTGATGCCGTTAAAGCTGGTATTGTAAATTTAGAACGCCATGTAAAAAATATTAAAAAGTTCGGTGTAGAACCTATCGTTGCAATTAATGCTTTTATTCATGATACTGATGCGGAAGTAGAATATGTAAAACAGTGGGCTAAAGAAAACAATGTACGTATTGCTTTAACTGAAGTATGGGAAAAAGGTGGTAAAGGTGGTGTTGATTTAGCTAAAGAAGTGTTAGAAGTAATAGCTCAACCTAATTCATTTAAACCACTATACGATTTAGAACTACCGTTAGAACAAAAAATAGAAACCATTGTGAAAGAAATTTATGGTGGTTCTAAAGTTACATTCAGTAGTAAAGCGCAAAAGCAATTAAAACAATTTAAAGATAATGGTTGGGATAATTACCCAATATGTATGGCTAAAACACAATATTCCTTCTCAGATGATCAAACATTACTCGGTGCACCAAGTGATTTTGAAATCACAATCCGCGAACTTGAAGCTAAAACAGGTGCAGGGTTTATTGTTGCATTAACAGGTGCAATTATGACAATGCCGGGATTACCGAAAAAACCAGCAGCTTTAAATATGGATGTTACTGATGATGGTCATGCAATCGGTTTATTCTAA
- the tyrS gene encoding tyrosine--tRNA ligase: MTNQLLEDLQWRGLIYQQTDEQGIEDLLNKEQVTLYCGADPTADSLHIGHLLPFLTLRRFQQHGHRPIVLIGGGTGMIGDPSGKSEERVLQTEEQVEHNVQGISKQMHKIFEFGNDRDAILVNNKDWLGQISLISFLRDYGKHVGVNYMLGKDSIQSRLEHGISYTEFTYTILQAIDFGHLNKELNCKIQVGGSDQWGNITSGIELMRRMYGQTDAYGLTIPLVTKSDGKKFGKSESGAVWLDADKTSPYEFYQFWINQSDEDVIKFLKYFTFLDKDDIEKLEQSKNEAPHLREAQKALAENVTRFIHGEDALNDAIRISQALFSGDLKSLSAKELKEGFKDVPQVEVANATSNIIDIIVETGISSSKRQAREDVTNGAIYINGERQQDVNYELSSDDKIDNEFTIIRRGKKKYFMVNYK, from the coding sequence ATGACAAATCAACTATTAGAAGATTTACAGTGGAGAGGTTTAATTTATCAACAAACTGATGAACAAGGTATTGAAGATCTATTAAATAAAGAACAAGTTACATTATATTGTGGAGCAGATCCAACTGCAGATAGTTTACATATTGGACATTTACTACCATTTTTAACGTTAAGACGTTTCCAACAACATGGACATCGCCCAATTGTGTTAATTGGTGGGGGAACTGGTATGATCGGAGACCCATCTGGTAAATCCGAAGAAAGAGTGCTGCAAACAGAAGAACAAGTAGAACACAACGTTCAAGGAATCAGTAAACAAATGCATAAAATATTTGAATTTGGTAATGATAGAGATGCAATATTAGTTAACAATAAAGACTGGTTAGGTCAAATATCATTAATTAGTTTTTTACGTGACTATGGTAAGCATGTTGGTGTTAATTATATGTTAGGGAAAGATTCTATTCAATCACGTTTAGAACATGGTATTTCTTATACTGAATTTACGTATACTATTTTACAAGCAATAGATTTTGGTCATTTAAACAAAGAGCTTAATTGTAAAATTCAAGTAGGTGGATCTGATCAATGGGGTAATATTACTAGTGGTATTGAATTAATGCGTCGTATGTATGGTCAAACGGATGCTTACGGTTTAACGATTCCATTAGTTACTAAATCTGATGGTAAGAAATTTGGTAAATCAGAATCTGGTGCAGTTTGGTTAGATGCCGACAAGACAAGTCCTTATGAATTTTATCAATTCTGGATCAACCAATCAGACGAAGATGTTATTAAATTCTTAAAATATTTCACTTTCTTAGATAAAGATGACATTGAAAAATTAGAGCAATCTAAAAATGAAGCACCACACTTAAGAGAAGCTCAAAAAGCACTTGCTGAAAATGTTACTCGATTCATTCATGGCGAGGACGCATTGAATGATGCTATTCGTATTTCTCAAGCATTGTTTAGTGGTGATTTAAAATCATTATCAGCTAAAGAGCTAAAAGAAGGATTTAAAGATGTACCTCAAGTTGAAGTAGCTAATGCTACATCAAATATCATTGATATTATAGTTGAAACAGGAATTTCGTCATCAAAAAGACAAGCAAGAGAAGACGTGACTAATGGAGCTATTTATATTAATGGTGAAAGACAGCAGGATGTGAACTATGAGTTATCATCAGATGATAAGATTGATAATGAATTTACTATTATTCGTCGTGGTAAGAAAAAATATTTCATGGTAAATTATAAATAA
- the ltrA gene encoding group II intron reverse transcriptase/maturase, producing MYRESPSMMELVVRENNIQKAIKKVKKNNGAPGIDGMRVSELTSHFAKYFPQIKQKLLDGTYKPQAVRKVEIPKSNGKKRVLGIPVARDRVIQQAIKQVIEPSIDRTFSKHSHGFRPNRSTGTALKECATYYEEGYLVAVDCDLKQCFDMLNHDKLMYLFERHVQDKAISKFIRRSLQVGAIDLNGNYRSREIGAPQGGVISPLLCNIYLHELDNELEKRGHRFVRYADDFVIFVRTKRAGQRVMESVTKFIEKDLKLIVNSEKSKVGSITRLKFLSCLMTKVNGTYRFRPTMEARRNLKRTLRRLTKRNRPGTFKEIISEINQVTRGWINYFGKGFITGFVTKLQSWLNRRIRQLILKRWKRIKTKYKMLRKYGLDHKSAMKIANSRKKYWRLSSTHEVHRALTTKRLYKWGLEPLTQLAETAYARY from the coding sequence ATGTATCGTGAGTCTCCATCTATGATGGAGCTTGTTGTAAGAGAGAATAATATACAAAAAGCAATTAAGAAAGTGAAGAAAAACAACGGTGCACCTGGCATCGATGGCATGCGAGTAAGTGAATTAACATCACATTTCGCAAAATACTTTCCACAAATTAAACAAAAACTGCTTGATGGCACGTATAAGCCACAAGCAGTAAGAAAGGTTGAAATACCTAAATCAAATGGGAAAAAGCGCGTGCTTGGAATCCCTGTCGCAAGAGACAGAGTTATCCAACAAGCCATTAAACAAGTCATTGAACCTAGTATCGACCGTACTTTCTCAAAACACAGTCATGGCTTTAGACCGAATCGTAGTACAGGAACTGCACTTAAAGAATGTGCAACATACTATGAAGAAGGTTACTTAGTTGCAGTTGATTGTGATTTAAAACAGTGCTTTGATATGTTGAACCATGATAAATTAATGTATCTATTTGAACGACATGTTCAAGATAAAGCCATTTCTAAATTTATTCGTAGAAGCCTACAGGTTGGTGCAATCGACCTCAATGGTAATTATCGAAGTAGAGAAATAGGTGCACCGCAAGGTGGTGTTATTTCCCCGTTACTTTGTAATATTTATCTTCACGAATTAGATAATGAATTGGAGAAACGTGGTCATCGCTTTGTTCGTTATGCAGATGACTTCGTCATCTTTGTACGTACAAAACGAGCGGGTCAACGTGTCATGGAAAGTGTGACAAAGTTTATCGAAAAAGACCTTAAACTTATTGTAAATAGTGAAAAGAGCAAGGTAGGTTCTATCACACGTTTAAAGTTCTTGAGTTGTCTAATGACCAAAGTAAATGGCACTTATCGTTTCAGACCGACTATGGAAGCAAGAAGAAATTTAAAACGCACCTTAAGACGTCTAACGAAACGAAATAGACCAGGTACCTTTAAAGAGATTATATCAGAAATTAATCAAGTAACACGAGGGTGGATAAATTACTTTGGTAAAGGATTTATTACAGGTTTTGTAACGAAGTTACAATCATGGTTAAACCGACGCATTAGACAACTAATCCTCAAAAGATGGAAAAGAATAAAAACCAAATATAAGATGTTACGTAAGTATGGACTTGACCATAAGAGTGCAATGAAAATTGCCAATTCAAGAAAGAAATACTGGCGCTTATCATCAACGCATGAAGTTCATCGTGCACTTACAACAAAACGTCTCTACAAGTGGGGGTTAGAACCATTAACCCAACTCGCAGAGACGGCTTACGCAAGATATTGA
- a CDS encoding MarR family transcriptional regulator gives MNKEQQLMSQLREIFNKIAYLNKDRMEEALKGYKSSEIHCLEAIEEIEAPNVTKLTRALYMTRGAISKLTKRLIAKGLIETYQYQDNKKEIYFKLTPAGIDVYQLHEQLHKEFEERDRDVFNQMTEDEYRHMMTFIEKYNHHLDKEIIEKENIKK, from the coding sequence ATGAATAAAGAGCAACAATTAATGTCACAATTACGCGAAATTTTTAATAAAATTGCTTATTTAAATAAAGACCGTATGGAAGAAGCTTTAAAAGGGTATAAGTCGAGCGAGATTCATTGTTTAGAGGCAATAGAAGAAATAGAAGCACCCAATGTCACCAAATTAACTAGAGCATTATATATGACTAGAGGCGCAATAAGTAAATTAACGAAACGTTTGATAGCTAAAGGTTTAATTGAAACTTACCAATATCAAGATAATAAAAAAGAAATTTACTTTAAATTAACTCCAGCAGGTATTGATGTTTATCAATTACACGAACAGTTACATAAAGAATTTGAAGAACGTGATCGAGACGTATTCAATCAAATGACAGAGGATGAATATCGACATATGATGACATTTATTGAAAAATATAATCATCATCTAGACAAAGAAATTATCGAAAAAGAAAACATCAAAAAGTAG
- a CDS encoding DHA2 family efflux MFS transporter permease subunit produces MSQRQQNKVPKHIMIAAWAITLGAIAPMLDATMINIAIKQLNETFHSQIEITQWTITGYVLALAIAVPIAGWLINRFNGKKVFINAMLLFGITSLLAGLSWSMTALIIFRVAQGFSAGLITTLMFTLIVKIAGREHTGKVMAIVSTPMIFGPILGPVLGGVIIHLLSWRWIFFINIVILIIAIPLMIKYIPQFEPFNRNSKLDAIGIVLLGLISTLLILGVTRLSNATHAIDMMSLVLISLAIIFAVIYILYNIKMNYKTILPITLFKSKSYSAASIGLLLANIGIMGPMLIIPLYFQVFKGYSTIETAIALIPQGVGMLITRPYIGKMIDQIGAKSVIIYSIIIAMFGSIPLLFITNHTSIWIISLILFIRGCSVGGINLGLTTDAYLGVAESNLAEAGIGINIIENAGSSVGTAIIATVIAIIMPATHTTVSHTLTAYHAGFLVAVIAILLIIIPALMLTSHNNKSLN; encoded by the coding sequence ATGTCACAACGTCAACAGAATAAAGTACCCAAACATATTATGATTGCAGCATGGGCAATTACATTAGGTGCAATTGCACCAATGCTTGATGCAACAATGATTAATATTGCTATAAAACAATTAAATGAAACATTTCATTCACAAATAGAAATAACACAGTGGACCATCACCGGTTATGTATTAGCTTTAGCAATTGCTGTACCAATAGCTGGTTGGTTAATCAATCGCTTCAATGGTAAGAAAGTATTTATTAATGCTATGTTACTTTTCGGTATAACGTCACTTTTAGCTGGACTCAGTTGGTCTATGACAGCATTGATTATATTTAGAGTTGCTCAAGGATTTAGTGCAGGATTAATCACAACACTGATGTTTACATTAATTGTAAAAATTGCTGGTCGTGAACATACTGGTAAAGTCATGGCTATAGTTAGTACACCGATGATATTTGGTCCTATACTTGGACCAGTATTAGGTGGCGTCATTATTCATTTACTTAGTTGGAGATGGATATTTTTCATTAACATTGTTATTTTAATTATCGCAATTCCATTAATGATCAAATATATTCCACAATTCGAACCTTTTAACCGTAATAGTAAATTAGATGCTATTGGTATTGTCTTACTTGGATTAATTAGTACATTGCTTATTTTAGGAGTGACACGTTTATCAAATGCTACACACGCCATTGATATGATGTCACTTGTGCTTATAAGTTTAGCTATCATTTTTGCTGTAATATATATCCTTTATAATATCAAGATGAATTACAAGACAATTTTACCTATAACACTATTTAAAAGTAAGAGTTATAGTGCAGCATCGATTGGATTATTATTGGCAAATATTGGGATTATGGGACCTATGTTAATTATTCCATTATATTTCCAAGTATTTAAAGGTTATTCAACGATTGAAACTGCAATTGCATTAATTCCACAAGGTGTAGGAATGCTTATAACAAGACCATATATCGGTAAAATGATTGATCAAATTGGAGCTAAGTCTGTTATCATATATAGTATTATTATTGCTATGTTTGGTTCAATCCCATTGTTATTTATAACGAATCATACGAGTATTTGGATTATTTCACTTATTTTATTTATCAGAGGATGCAGTGTTGGTGGAATTAATTTAGGACTAACTACCGATGCATATTTAGGTGTTGCTGAATCAAATCTAGCTGAGGCAGGTATAGGGATCAATATAATTGAAAATGCTGGTTCAAGTGTGGGTACTGCAATAATTGCCACAGTTATAGCAATTATAATGCCGGCTACACATACAACGGTTTCGCATACATTAACTGCTTATCATGCAGGGTTCTTAGTTGCAGTTATAGCAATATTATTAATTATTATTCCTGCACTCATGTTAACGTCACATAACAATAAGTCATTAAATTAA
- a CDS encoding acetoin utilization protein AcuC — protein sequence MTNTTHLTTGYVYSDKLLNYRFHDKHPFNQMRLKLTTELLLDTGLLLPEQIIKPRLATDDELLLVHQFDYIQAIKHASHGIISDEEAEKYGLNQEDNSQFRHMHQHSARIVGGALTLADKIMAGELNNGCHLGGGLHHAQPGRASGFCIYNDIAVTAQYLVTNYQQRVLVIDTDAHHGDGTQWSFYTDEHVFTYSIHETGKFLFPGSGHYTERGENIGYGHTVNVPLEPFTEDESFINTFNKTVEPVVKAFKPDIILSVNGVDIHYRDPLTHMNCTLQSLYQIPYIVKSLADTYTNGKLMMFGGGGYNIWRVVPRAWSHVYFSLIDQPIQSGYLPLHWVNKWKNYAPVQLPKRWEDKLNDYTYVARTKEITAKNYKLAQLITSWHDDSET from the coding sequence ATGACAAATACTACACATTTAACAACTGGTTATGTTTATTCTGATAAGTTATTAAATTATCGTTTCCATGATAAGCATCCATTTAATCAGATGAGATTAAAATTAACTACTGAATTATTATTGGATACGGGTCTTTTATTACCCGAACAAATTATTAAACCTAGATTGGCAACCGATGATGAATTACTACTTGTTCATCAATTTGACTATATTCAAGCAATTAAGCATGCATCTCATGGAATTATTAGTGACGAAGAGGCTGAAAAATATGGTTTAAATCAAGAGGATAATAGTCAATTTAGACATATGCATCAACATAGTGCCAGAATTGTTGGTGGCGCGTTAACACTAGCTGATAAAATAATGGCTGGTGAACTAAATAATGGCTGTCATCTTGGTGGTGGCCTACATCATGCTCAACCTGGACGTGCTAGTGGTTTTTGCATTTATAACGACATTGCCGTAACTGCGCAATACTTGGTCACTAACTATCAACAACGTGTACTTGTTATTGATACAGATGCTCATCATGGTGACGGTACACAGTGGAGCTTTTATACTGATGAACATGTCTTCACTTATTCTATACATGAAACTGGTAAATTTTTATTCCCTGGTTCTGGTCATTATACTGAACGTGGTGAAAATATTGGATACGGACACACTGTTAATGTACCACTGGAACCATTTACCGAAGATGAATCATTTATAAATACGTTTAATAAAACAGTTGAACCAGTGGTCAAAGCATTTAAACCAGATATTATTTTAAGTGTTAACGGTGTAGATATTCATTATCGAGATCCACTAACTCATATGAATTGTACGCTACAATCTCTCTATCAAATTCCATATATTGTTAAATCTTTAGCTGATACCTATACAAATGGAAAGTTAATGATGTTTGGTGGAGGTGGTTATAATATTTGGCGCGTTGTACCTAGAGCATGGAGTCATGTTTACTTTAGTTTAATCGACCAACCGATTCAAAGTGGTTATTTACCTTTACATTGGGTTAATAAATGGAAAAATTATGCACCAGTTCAGTTACCCAAACGCTGGGAAGACAAACTAAATGATTATACTTATGTAGCGAGAACTAAAGAAATAACTGCTAAAAATTATAAACTAGCGCAGTTAATTACTAGCTGGCATGATGATAGTGAAACATAA
- a CDS encoding N-acetyltransferase: MNHVKTYKREIYNVNDQQFIIEGPVSNSYLKSFNFDTNLTAFRNANDQFEALLDITTLDEGRIYIIHIDNLIIGYVTYHYPDDIERWSTGHLPYLIELGAIEVSINFRQRQLAEKLIMLSLSAPEYEDYIVITTEYYWHWDLKNSNLDVFEYKKIMQRLMATGGLEIFATDDPEITSHPANCLMARIGRNITLEQQQAFDDIRYMNRFFF, translated from the coding sequence ATGAATCATGTTAAGACGTATAAAAGAGAAATTTATAACGTTAATGATCAACAATTTATTATTGAGGGGCCAGTTTCTAACTCTTATTTAAAATCATTCAATTTTGATACTAATTTGACTGCCTTCAGAAACGCAAATGATCAATTTGAAGCCCTATTAGACATCACTACTTTGGACGAAGGTCGAATCTATATTATTCATATTGATAACTTAATTATTGGCTATGTAACATATCATTACCCTGATGACATTGAACGATGGTCAACGGGCCACCTTCCTTACTTAATCGAACTAGGTGCTATTGAAGTGAGTATTAATTTTAGACAACGACAGCTTGCTGAAAAATTAATCATGCTTAGTTTATCTGCACCAGAATATGAAGATTATATCGTCATAACAACGGAATACTATTGGCATTGGGATTTAAAAAATTCTAACCTAGACGTATTCGAATATAAAAAAATTATGCAACGTTTAATGGCGACAGGCGGTTTAGAAATATTTGCTACTGACGATCCAGAAATTACTAGTCATCCAGCAAATTGTTTAATGGCAAGAATTGGACGAAATATTACACTAGAGCAACAACAAGCGTTTGATGATATACGCTATATGAATAGATTCTTCTTTTGA
- the acsA gene encoding acetate--CoA ligase: MKVEVYKSQQGDYNLTDYDTTYDNFNWKDVEKEFSWYDSGKMNMAYECIDRHVDNGLGDKIALNYKDEQRQESYTYRDMQKYSNKAANILKNEAHVRKGDRVFIFMSRTPELYFALMGVLKIGAIVGPLFEAFMEKAVSDRLQNSEAKVLITNKALLPRVPVNKLPHLEKIVIVDDEVDEEFVDFNALLQEASEDFDIEWLKPDDGLILHYTSGSTGQPKGVLHIQQAMLVHYISGKYVLDLTEDDIYWCTADPGWVTGTSYGIFAPWLNGVTNCIAGGRFSPEQWYSMIETFDVTIWYTAPTALRMLMSAGDDIVGKYDLSSLRSILSVGEPLNPEVIKWAKQVYGLTVLDTWWMTETGGHMIVNYPAMDVKLGSMGKPLPGIEAAIVDDEGNELPANRMGNLAIKKGWPSMMYEIWNNPDKYQSYFIGDWYVSGDSAYKDEDGYYWFQGRVDDVIMTAGERVGPFEVESKLVEHEAVAEAGIIGKPDPVRGEIIKAFVALRQGYEPTDELKEDIRKFVKEGLSAHAAPREIEFKDKLPKTRSGKIMRRVLKAWELDLDAGDLSTME, encoded by the coding sequence ATGAAAGTTGAAGTATATAAAAGTCAACAAGGGGATTATAATTTAACGGATTATGACACTACATACGATAACTTTAATTGGAAAGATGTAGAAAAAGAATTTTCTTGGTATGATTCTGGAAAAATGAATATGGCATATGAATGTATTGATCGTCATGTTGATAATGGTTTAGGAGATAAAATTGCGCTTAACTATAAAGATGAACAGCGTCAAGAATCATATACTTATCGTGATATGCAAAAATATTCTAATAAAGCAGCAAATATTTTGAAAAATGAAGCGCATGTACGAAAAGGGGATCGCGTATTTATTTTTATGTCCAGAACACCTGAACTATATTTTGCATTAATGGGTGTCTTGAAAATTGGTGCAATTGTCGGACCTCTATTTGAAGCATTTATGGAAAAAGCAGTTTCAGATCGCTTACAAAATAGTGAAGCTAAAGTATTAATTACAAATAAAGCATTATTACCACGTGTTCCAGTGAATAAATTACCACATCTTGAAAAAATTGTAATTGTAGATGATGAGGTTGATGAAGAATTTGTTGATTTTAATGCATTATTGCAAGAAGCTAGTGAAGACTTTGATATCGAATGGTTGAAACCAGATGATGGTCTTATTTTACATTATACTTCTGGATCGACTGGACAACCTAAAGGCGTGCTTCATATTCAACAAGCAATGCTAGTTCATTATATTTCAGGTAAATATGTTCTTGATTTAACAGAAGATGATATATACTGGTGTACTGCAGACCCAGGTTGGGTTACTGGAACGTCATATGGTATTTTTGCACCTTGGTTAAATGGTGTCACAAATTGTATTGCAGGTGGAAGATTTTCGCCGGAACAATGGTATAGTATGATTGAAACATTTGATGTCACGATTTGGTATACAGCTCCAACTGCTTTACGCATGTTAATGAGTGCTGGAGATGATATAGTTGGAAAATATGATTTATCTTCATTACGCTCAATTTTATCTGTAGGTGAGCCACTCAATCCTGAAGTAATTAAATGGGCTAAACAAGTGTACGGTTTAACTGTATTAGATACTTGGTGGATGACTGAAACTGGGGGTCATATGATTGTGAATTACCCTGCAATGGATGTTAAATTAGGATCAATGGGGAAACCATTACCAGGGATTGAAGCAGCTATTGTTGATGATGAAGGTAATGAGTTACCAGCAAATCGTATGGGTAATTTAGCTATTAAAAAAGGATGGCCATCAATGATGTATGAAATTTGGAATAATCCTGACAAATATCAGTCTTATTTCATTGGTGATTGGTATGTGTCTGGTGATTCTGCTTATAAAGATGAAGATGGCTACTATTGGTTCCAAGGGCGAGTAGATGATGTCATTATGACAGCAGGTGAACGCGTTGGTCCATTTGAGGTAGAGTCGAAATTAGTAGAGCATGAAGCTGTTGCTGAAGCGGGTATTATCGGTAAACCAGATCCGGTAAGAGGCGAAATTATTAAAGCTTTTGTTGCTTTAAGGCAAGGCTATGAGCCAACTGATGAATTGAAAGAAGATATTAGAAAGTTTGTTAAAGAAGGTTTATCTGCTCATGCAGCACCAAGAGAAATTGAATTTAAAGATAAATTACCAAAAACACGTTCAGGTAAAATTATGAGACGCGTGTTAAAAGCTTGGGAATTAGATTTAGATGCAGGTGATTTAAGTACCATGGAATAA
- a CDS encoding transglycosylase domain-containing protein produces the protein MVNSDNNQQMDHRLYRFEKIYKSIKHTLVVFGMVLIALISILLIIMSIYFHHLTKMSDSLSDQSLIKQVTHLPGDEMLDHNNKNILYEYNHSQNSLIIGPKTLNHSAIKALTSSEDTLFYKHDGILPKAIFRAMFQDILNSHQSSGGSTITQQLVKNQVLSNEKTYSRKANELRLAIRLEHLMSKDEIIYTYLNIVPFGRDYNGNNISGIASASYSLFGIPPQNLNIAQSAYLIGLLQSPYGYTPYNEDGSLKANDDIQHSIHRQHYVLKRMLVEQQISQNEYKSALKYDIKKHLLSKPTK, from the coding sequence ATGGTAAATTCAGATAACAATCAACAAATGGATCATCGTTTATATCGCTTTGAAAAAATATATAAGTCAATTAAACATACTTTGGTTGTATTTGGTATGGTCTTAATCGCATTGATATCTATTTTGTTGATTATCATGTCTATTTATTTTCATCATTTAACTAAAATGTCTGATTCATTGTCAGACCAATCTCTCATTAAACAAGTTACCCATTTACCAGGTGATGAAATGTTAGATCATAACAATAAAAATATTTTATATGAATACAATCATTCGCAAAACTCATTAATCATTGGCCCTAAAACTTTAAATCATAGTGCTATAAAAGCATTAACTTCATCAGAAGATACTTTATTTTATAAACATGATGGTATTTTACCTAAAGCTATTTTTAGAGCAATGTTTCAAGATATATTGAATAGTCATCAAAGTTCTGGTGGTAGTACGATTACGCAACAACTCGTAAAAAATCAAGTATTATCAAATGAAAAAACATATAGTAGAAAAGCGAATGAACTTAGATTAGCCATTCGTTTAGAACATTTAATGTCTAAAGATGAAATTATTTATACTTATTTAAATATTGTGCCTTTTGGAAGAGATTATAACGGTAACAACATTTCAGGAATAGCTTCAGCATCTTATAGTTTGTTTGGTATACCACCTCAAAATTTAAATATTGCACAATCTGCATACTTAATTGGATTATTACAAAGTCCTTATGGTTACACACCATACAACGAAGATGGTAGCTTAAAAGCAAACGATGACATTCAACATAGTATTCATCGCCAGCATTATGTATTGAAAAGGATGTTAGTTGAGCAACAAATTTCACAAAACGAATATAAAAGTGCATTAAAGTATGACATAAAGAAACATTTATTAAGTAAACCAACTAAATAA